From Calliphora vicina chromosome 3, idCalVici1.1, whole genome shotgun sequence:
tcgagactgttttctatagaaaattgtcttgtcgagactgttttctatagaaaattgtcttgtcgagactgttttctatagaaaattgtcttgtcgagactgttttctatagaaaattgtcttgtcgagactgttttctatagaaaattgtcttgtcgagactgttttctatagaaaattgtcttgtcgagactgttttctatagaaaattgtcttgtcgagactgttttctatagaaaattgtcttgtcgagactgttttctatagaaaattgtcttgtcgagactgttttctatagaaaattgtcttgtcgagactgttttctatagaaaattgtcttgtcgagactgttttctatagaaaattgtcttgtcgagactgttttctatagaaaattgtcttgtcgagactgttttctatagaaaattgtcttgtcgagactgttttctatagaaaattgtcttgtcgagactgttttctatagaaaattgtcttgtcgagactgttttctatagaaaattgtcttgtcgagactgttttctatagaaaattgtcttgtcgagactgttttctatagaaaattgtcttgtcgagactgttttctatagaaaattgtcttgtcgagactgttttctatagaaaattgtcttgtcgagactgttttctatagaaaattgtcttgtcgagactgttttctatagaaaattgtcttgtcgagactgttttctatagaaaattgtcttgtcgagactgttttctatagaaaattgtcttgtcgagactgttttctatagaaaattgtcttgtcgagactgttttctatagaaaattgtcttgtcgagactgttttctatagaaaattgtcttgtcgagactgttttctatagaaaattgtcttgtcgagactgttttctatagaaaattgtcttgtcgagactgttttctatagaaaattgtcttgtcgagactgttttctatagaaaattgtcttgtctgtcctggttttctatagaaaattgtcttgtctgtcctggttttctatagaaaattgtcttgtctgtcctggttttctatagaaaattgtcttgtctgtcctggttttctatagaaaattgtcttgtctgtcctggttttctatagaaaattgtcttgtctgtcctggttttctatagaaaattgtcttgtctgtcctggttttctatagaaaattgtcttgtctgtcctggttttctatagaaaattgtcttgtctgtcctggttttctatagaaaattgtcttgtctgtcctggttttctatagaaaattgtcttgtctgtcctggttttctatagaaaattgtcttgtctgtcctggttttctatagaaaattgtcttgtctgtcctggttttctatagaaaattgtcttgtctgtcctggttttctatagaaaattgtcttgtctgtcctggttttctatagaaaattgtcttgtcgagtctgttttctatagaaaattatcttgtcgagactgttttctatagaaaattgtcttgtcgagactgttttctatagaaaattgtcttttcgagactggtttctatagaaaattgtctttcgagactggtttctatagaaaattgtcttgtctgtcctggttttctatagaaaattgtcttgtctgtcctggttttctatagaaaattgtcttgtctgtcctggttttctatagaaaattgtcttgtcgagactgttttctatagaaaattgtcttttcgagactggtttctatagaaaattgtcttttcgagactggtttctatagaaaattgtcttgtctgtcctggttttctatagaaaattgtcttgtctgtcctggttttctatagaaaattgtcttgtctgtcctggttttctatagaaaattgtcttgtctgtcctggttttctatagaaaattgtcttgtctgtcctggttttctatagaaaattgtcttgtctgTCCTGACAATCTGtacggttttctatagaaaattttcttgtCTGGTctggttttctaaagaaaattgtcttgtatgGACTTTTTTCTGTTTATAAGCAGctatagttttaaaatatttatttaaaaacacacaaaaatagcCCTTTTCTAAAACgttacaaacaataacaattttagcGGGAAAATATAcaaggttttttaaattgtaaatgatTCAATTCAATACAGCACGGCCAGCATTTAATTATGTATACATACTCACTCGTACCTATAAACTTTGTGTTTTAAATGCTCATTTCTATCAACATatctatttataaacaaaaaatttgtattattattgttggccatttaattatttcttgtgtttttatataaaatcaaaaatcattGTTTTCTATGCACGTGATGTTtggttttcttaaaataaactaaaatacatttatatatttttgttaggcAGTTTAGTACACTTATAAACTAGAAAATAATGGGtatgttaaatatatttaaaggtTTGGTATGCTAGTAAtttgtgtagtttataaaaacGGAATGGAAAACCAACTTTAGTTAAAGATAATTATTAAATCCAGAAGAGTTTCATTCATTATGTGAATCTTCCTATAGGATTTATATTACagctttaaaaagaaaaactataagttAAGTTAGGTCACTTAAAAGTCGTTATAGATGAACAGACTAGACACAGAAGATTTGCGTGAGTTGTTGAATGTATGTATACtacattaaatttttccaaataaattatactctttaatatttaactgtataataaatattagatttaaacaattaatgaaatcatacttaaatcaaatattatttttgaaaatataaatgactaaaatttgaattaaatttaccCACAGATAGACGCGGTGTGGGGTTGGGCTTCTGCCCCGCTGCGCTTAGCAGCCAATAGAATGGGTGATCCCCTATTGCCGGGAGCCAATGGCGGTACGGGCGCTACAGCTGGCGGTAGTGGTGTGGACAGGCCACAGTCGCCAGCTCGCATGGCCCATACCTCTGATAAGCATCCCAAAGTTACACTATCCGAATTAAATATGCTACGACGACATCGTGAACTCTGCGATGTGGTACTCAATGTGGGTGGCCGCAAAATATTCGCCCATCGTGTTATACTCTCCGCCTGTTCGCCCTACTTTCGCGCCATGTTCACCGGTGAGCTGGAGGAGTCGCGACAAACTGAGGTCACCATACGTGACATCGATGAGAATGCCATGGAACTGTTAATAGACTTTTGTTATACCGCTCACATAGTGGTGGAGGAATCGAATGTTCAAACCCTATTGCCAGCCGCCTGTTTGCTACAGCTAGTAGAGATCCAGGATATATGTTGTGAGTTTCTTAAGCGTCAATTGGATCCTACCAATTGTTTGGGCATACGTGCTTTCGCCGATACTCATTCGTGTCGTGAGCTGTTGCGTATAGCGGATAAATTCACTCAGCATAATTTCCAGGAGGTTATGGAAAGTGAAGAGTTTCTTTTGTTGCCCGTGGGCCAGTTGGTCGATATTATTTGCAGCGATGAGCTGAACGTACGTTCAGAGGAGCAGGTTTTTAATGCCGTTATGTCGTGGTTGAAATATAATATAGCTGATAGGAGACAGCATTTAGCTCAGGTGGGTTTACAGCtctaattgtataaaaaaaataacttaatttacTAACCATCTTCTCGCAGGTTTTACAACATGTCCGTCTTCCACTTTTATCACCCAAATTTTTAGTTGGCACCGTCGGCTCTGACCTGCTAGTACGCTCCGATGAGGCCTGTCGCGATCTGGTCGATGAAGCCAAAAACTATTTACTACTTCCCCAAGAACGTCCCCTTATGCAGGGACCCCGTACACGTCCACGTAAACCCACGCGCCGTGGTGAAGTTCTGTTTGCTGTTGGCGGTTGGTGTTCCGGCGATGCCATTGCCTCCGTCGAACGTTTCGATCCACAGACAAACGATTGGAAAATGGTAGCACCCATGAGTAAAAGACGCTGCGGTGTTGGTGTGGCCGTACTCAATGATTTGCTGTATGCTGTGGGCGGCCATGATGGTCAGAGCTATTTGAATAGCATAGAACGTTATGATCCGCAGACAAATCAGTGGTCTTGTGATGTGGCACCCACTACCTCATGTCGCACCAGTGTGGGTGTGGCCGTTTTAGATGGATTTCTGTATGCGGTGGGTGGCCAGGATGGTGTGCAGTGTCTGAATCATGTGGAACGCTATGATCCCAAAGAAAATAAATGGTCAAAGGTGGGTTTGGAAATTTAACGttttatttttgagtgtttCTTAATATCTCCATGTTTCAGGTGGCCCCTATGACTACCAGACGTTTGGGTGTGGCTGTTGCGGTCTTGGGTGGTTATCTGTATGCAATTGGTGGCTCCGATGGTCAATGTCCTTTAAATACTGTGGAACGTTATGATCCCAGGTGGgtttttgttataataattatattctaataaaattatttgctttatttGTTGGGTGTCTTTTATTTTAGACAAAACAAATGGGTGGCTGTTAGTCCCATGTCCACACGCCGCAAACACTTGGGCTGTgctgtttttaataattatatttatgctGTTGGCGGCCGTGATGATTGCATGGAACTTTCCTCCGCCGAACGTTATAATCCTCATACAAATACTTGGAGTCCTATTGTTGCAATGACATCGCGACGCAGTGGTGTaagtataattaaataaaaaatttagtgagttttaaaaacacatttgaaCAAAAGTGCTATAAAAAAGGACTAAAACTACTTTTTGACTGATGTACTAATACCGAAGTACTTTTGGAAATATGTACGAAAAgtacttttggaaaaaagtactaaaagtacttttggaaaaaagtactaaaaatacatttggttaaactactTTTGATTAATGTACTCAAAGTACATTTGATTAatgtactaaaagtacttttgaAAACAGTACtaaaatatagttttgaaaaaaagtacgtttaaaaaaagtactaaaaataatttagacaagtacttttggaaaaaagtttttggaataaagtatttttggaaatatgcactaaaagtacttttgaaaaaaagtactaaaaatacttttGATTAAATGAACTAAAagtacttttgaaaaaagtactaaaatatagttttgaaaaagtacgtttgaacaaaagtactaaaaataatttagtagaagtacttttgaaaaaaaattgcgaaaacttttttttttggaataaagtactaaaagtacttttggAAATATGTACTAGAAGTACTTTTGATTAAAACAGTAAAAgatcttttgaaaaaatatgtactaaaatacagttttggaaaaaagtactaaaaatacttttgacaaaaagtacttttggatTGCGAAAACTGCTTTTGGAATAAAGACTAAAAGTACTTTTGATTAAAATACTAAACGTACTTttgacaaaaagtacttttgattaaaatattttcgattaaagtacaaaaagtactttcgattaaattactaaaagtacttttgaaaaaattactaaaaaagtacttttgaataaaatattaaaagtactTTCGATTAAATGactaaaagtacttttcaaaaaagtactaaaataaagttttgaaacaagtactaaaagtacttttgattaaattactaaaagtactaaaatacagttttggaaaaaaatactaaaagtacttttgaTTGAAGTACTAAAACTACTTTTGAAAAAAGAGCTAAAAGtaattctagttctgttctagttatattctagttctgttctagttctgttctagttctgttctagttctgttctagttctgttctagttctgttctagttctgttctagttctattctagttctgttctagttctgttctagttctgttctagttctgttctagttctgttctagttctgttctagttctgttctagttctattctagttctgttctagttctgttctagttctgttctagttctgttctagttctgttctagttctgttctagttctgttctagttctgttctagttctgttctagttctgttctagttctgttctagttctgttctagttctgttctagttctgttctagttctgttctagttctgttcaagttctgttctagttctgttctagttctgttctagttctagttctgttctagttctgttctagttctagttctgttctagttctgtt
This genomic window contains:
- the dbo gene encoding kelch-like protein diablo, whose protein sequence is MGDPLLPGANGGTGATAGGSGVDRPQSPARMAHTSDKHPKVTLSELNMLRRHRELCDVVLNVGGRKIFAHRVILSACSPYFRAMFTGELEESRQTEVTIRDIDENAMELLIDFCYTAHIVVEESNVQTLLPAACLLQLVEIQDICCEFLKRQLDPTNCLGIRAFADTHSCRELLRIADKFTQHNFQEVMESEEFLLLPVGQLVDIICSDELNVRSEEQVFNAVMSWLKYNIADRRQHLAQVLQHVRLPLLSPKFLVGTVGSDLLVRSDEACRDLVDEAKNYLLLPQERPLMQGPRTRPRKPTRRGEVLFAVGGWCSGDAIASVERFDPQTNDWKMVAPMSKRRCGVGVAVLNDLLYAVGGHDGQSYLNSIERYDPQTNQWSCDVAPTTSCRTSVGVAVLDGFLYAVGGQDGVQCLNHVERYDPKENKWSKVAPMTTRRLGVAVAVLGGYLYAIGGSDGQCPLNTVERYDPRQNKWVAVSPMSTRRKHLGCAVFNNYIYAVGGRDDCMELSSAERYNPHTNTWSPIVAMTSRRSGVGLAVVNGQLYAVGGFDGSAYLKTIEVYDTETNQWRLCGCMNYRRLGGGVGVMRAPQTENYMWIRKDSVV